In Paenibacillus sp. G2S3, a single window of DNA contains:
- a CDS encoding methyl-accepting chemotaxis protein: MKVQVKKEKRRFQLHPSKSIGVRLFLIFFVSTMVLVLSLGYTSYSVAEHTIETNALSANQQTVVQTAEKFDVELLRYEDGLGRILYDNEIQNALKQGNNPTTSNEERKVLSNQISAQLNDWLTASNGVEAVYLIPMNEGFPISSAGTKDSAFIESFRESSWFKQLEEKPQSVWIPRELQGQEGNTSGVFHLAKSIAGDSKSKGYIVINDIRISELENQLRKVDLGTSSYMQLLTNKDELIASSQQVGTDTYLNLGGTLLGGLQNTAGSLPTKDEKGKSILAVYGTLETSGWRLLGVVPAENLTKDALRILKTTYIIVAVAAVIAILIGYWMFRMVSRPLTRLKNLMSEGAEGNLGVRTNITSRDEIGQLSSSFNMMMERITELVIHTNETARKVLETADELSGVSRKTADAAMDIAAATEEIAGGAGSLALEADRGNELTGQISVQMDLVNSATHEMDHTAHSIGELSEEGFNRLKELLNETNRTGLKTNQLMLKVNELTETASSVMKVLNVMQNITQQTNILSLNATIEAARAGEAGRGFMVVADEIRQLADQSKESIAVVAEITDTVMRDMNETVVVLSEVAPLFNQQMTSVQSTSDIFVSVQDQMQHFIARLNAVTMSMDSLSQSQKVLSDSMSNVSSIAEESSAASQEVASLSGEQQSVSDHLVELSLKLEDASLQLKEKLSKFSV; this comes from the coding sequence ATGAAAGTACAAGTGAAAAAAGAAAAAAGACGATTCCAGCTGCATCCATCCAAATCCATTGGGGTGCGGCTTTTTCTCATCTTCTTTGTTTCGACGATGGTGCTCGTGCTCTCTCTCGGCTATACTTCCTATTCCGTAGCTGAGCATACGATCGAGACGAATGCGCTGTCAGCCAATCAACAGACAGTCGTTCAAACCGCTGAGAAGTTTGATGTGGAATTGTTACGTTATGAGGATGGTCTAGGAAGAATCTTGTACGACAATGAAATTCAAAATGCACTCAAACAAGGGAATAATCCCACTACAAGTAATGAGGAACGTAAGGTACTATCTAACCAGATTAGTGCGCAGCTAAATGATTGGCTCACGGCATCAAACGGTGTGGAGGCCGTATACCTTATTCCGATGAATGAAGGTTTTCCAATTTCTTCGGCGGGGACAAAAGATAGCGCTTTTATTGAGAGTTTCAGAGAATCCTCATGGTTTAAGCAGCTAGAGGAGAAGCCACAGAGTGTATGGATTCCACGTGAATTACAGGGCCAGGAAGGAAATACGTCAGGTGTTTTCCATTTGGCCAAATCGATTGCCGGTGATTCTAAAAGCAAGGGATACATAGTTATTAACGATATTAGAATTAGCGAACTAGAAAATCAGCTTCGTAAAGTGGATCTTGGAACAAGCTCCTATATGCAATTGCTGACGAATAAGGATGAATTGATTGCCTCCTCCCAGCAAGTGGGGACAGATACATATCTGAATCTGGGAGGGACGCTTCTGGGGGGGCTGCAGAATACAGCAGGCTCATTGCCAACAAAGGATGAGAAGGGTAAATCTATATTAGCTGTATACGGAACACTAGAAACCTCGGGATGGAGATTACTTGGTGTTGTACCGGCTGAGAACTTGACGAAAGACGCGCTGCGTATTCTCAAGACTACTTATATTATTGTTGCTGTAGCAGCTGTTATCGCCATTTTAATAGGGTATTGGATGTTCAGAATGGTATCTCGTCCGCTGACCAGACTTAAGAATTTGATGTCAGAGGGAGCCGAAGGGAATCTAGGGGTGCGTACGAATATCACCTCACGTGATGAGATCGGTCAGTTATCCAGTTCTTTTAACATGATGATGGAACGAATAACAGAGCTGGTTATTCATACGAATGAAACCGCTCGGAAGGTACTGGAAACCGCCGATGAGCTTAGCGGTGTTTCGCGCAAGACAGCTGATGCAGCTATGGATATTGCCGCGGCCACGGAAGAAATTGCGGGTGGTGCTGGCAGTCTAGCCTTGGAAGCTGATCGTGGCAATGAGTTGACAGGGCAAATTTCGGTACAGATGGATTTAGTCAATTCAGCCACTCACGAAATGGATCACACCGCACACAGCATCGGCGAACTCAGTGAGGAAGGCTTCAATAGATTAAAAGAACTGCTTAATGAGACAAATAGGACGGGCCTGAAGACGAATCAGCTTATGCTGAAGGTTAACGAGCTGACAGAAACGGCATCTTCCGTTATGAAGGTTCTTAATGTCATGCAAAATATTACACAGCAGACGAATATCTTGTCACTGAATGCCACCATTGAAGCAGCAAGAGCAGGCGAGGCTGGACGCGGATTCATGGTGGTAGCCGATGAAATACGCCAGCTTGCAGATCAATCGAAAGAATCTATTGCTGTTGTGGCTGAAATAACAGATACCGTTATGAGAGATATGAACGAGACGGTTGTGGTTCTCTCAGAAGTTGCACCACTCTTTAATCAGCAAATGACCTCGGTGCAGAGCACTAGCGATATTTTCGTATCTGTGCAGGATCAGATGCAGCATTTTATCGCCCGTTTGAATGCTGTAACTATGTCAATGGACAGCTTGAGCCAATCACAAAAGGTTCTGTCCGATTCGATGAGCAACGTTAGCTCTATAGCTGAGGAATCATCAGCTGCATCTCAAGAGGTTGCCTCTCTTAGTGGAGAGCAACAAAGTGTAAGTGATCATTTGGTAGAGCTTTCTTTGAAGCTGGAGGATGCATCCTTACAGTTAAAGGAGAAATTATCGAAGTTCAGCGTGTAG
- a CDS encoding sugar-binding protein → MLLLLSISLCFTGVFTGKVLYYDHLLAERKPAQKPLLHLVLISEELDNPYWREIEKGAQRAAAEEGIALEYLGPVQADKREQIRIIDKAIASKVDGILTQGLNDKEFNPIIAEAVKQGIPVITIDSDAPSSGRIAYVGTDNYAAGYLAGTTLVQQSKGAGQVGIVTGSFTSTNQQQRVKGFMDAIDGESGISVVQIEESNINRIQSEVSAFKIMNQHPEVDTFLGTSSLDGLGIAQMLTGKDQSARIIAFDDLPETLEFIEEGIIDASIVQQPYMMGRKSVELMLDYLAGKKIVTIFNTDANVVRKEEISRGKGDFGP, encoded by the coding sequence ATGCTGCTCTTACTGTCCATTTCCCTATGTTTTACTGGCGTGTTTACTGGAAAAGTGTTGTATTACGATCATTTACTAGCCGAACGAAAGCCTGCGCAAAAGCCACTACTACATCTGGTTTTGATTTCAGAAGAATTGGATAACCCTTATTGGCGTGAAATTGAGAAGGGTGCTCAGAGAGCCGCAGCAGAGGAAGGCATTGCGCTGGAATATCTCGGACCTGTCCAAGCGGATAAGAGAGAGCAAATTCGAATCATAGATAAAGCTATTGCATCAAAGGTAGATGGGATATTGACACAAGGACTTAACGATAAGGAATTTAATCCGATCATTGCTGAGGCTGTTAAACAAGGAATTCCGGTCATTACTATTGATTCGGACGCACCTTCCAGCGGACGGATTGCCTATGTGGGCACTGATAACTACGCAGCCGGTTATTTAGCCGGAACCACACTTGTTCAGCAATCCAAGGGCGCAGGTCAAGTTGGGATTGTGACCGGAAGCTTTACCTCTACGAATCAACAGCAACGAGTTAAAGGTTTTATGGATGCGATCGATGGAGAGTCTGGGATCTCTGTCGTACAAATTGAAGAATCGAACATTAATCGGATTCAGTCAGAAGTCAGTGCTTTTAAAATCATGAATCAGCATCCGGAGGTAGACACTTTTCTGGGTACAAGTTCTCTGGATGGATTGGGTATTGCCCAAATGCTGACAGGAAAAGATCAGTCGGCGCGGATCATTGCTTTTGATGATTTGCCGGAAACGCTTGAATTTATTGAAGAGGGTATCATAGATGCCTCTATAGTGCAGCAACCTTATATGATGGGACGAAAAAGTGTAGAACTCATGCTGGATTATCTAGCAGGCAAAAAGATTGTTACCATATTTAATACGGATGCCAATGTGGTTCGCAAAGAGGAAATATCCCGTGGAAAGGGGGACTTCGGACCATGA
- a CDS encoding ABC transporter substrate-binding protein, with protein MKRSLISLVSNTLIVSLLLSSCMNLREKDLSAFFPDEEAMRSSEPVNNIQDALTRSELESDHPQLEIFSWWTGAGEEAGLKALIKVFKEKYPGIYVFNAAVEGGAGGNAKEVLERRMKEGEPPDTFQGRNMLWAAEGRVEPLNDLYEEEGWYTVFPPEIIDMLSLGDDIYYVPLNIHRQNVLWYNKSIFADNNLEVPSTFDEFFKVADLLQKKGITPLAFGDKEPWMVSALYTNVMLGTLGAEDYKKLSKGEINTDDPHVKEGMERFAKMLTYVNADHAERNWQEAAKLVAEGKAAMNIMGDWVNGFFTHDLKLKDGVQFGWNASPGTEGIFRFQLDAFGLSRGAEDRESVRDWLRVLGSAEGQNAFNPLKGSIPARQDVSISIYDSYSQQAMEAFRNSAKTKELVFDNRLPTSLEAEAFKKTKELHSNP; from the coding sequence ATGAAAAGGTCGCTGATTAGTCTGGTATCCAACACGCTCATTGTCAGCTTGCTTTTATCCTCATGTATGAACTTAAGAGAAAAAGATTTGTCTGCATTTTTTCCAGATGAGGAGGCCATGCGATCTAGCGAACCGGTTAACAACATTCAGGATGCATTAACGAGAAGTGAGCTGGAGTCGGATCATCCGCAGCTGGAAATCTTTAGCTGGTGGACAGGGGCAGGGGAAGAAGCAGGATTAAAAGCTTTGATCAAGGTATTTAAAGAAAAGTATCCCGGCATTTATGTCTTTAATGCTGCCGTTGAAGGCGGTGCAGGGGGGAATGCCAAAGAAGTGCTGGAACGGCGAATGAAGGAGGGGGAACCGCCGGATACCTTTCAGGGAAGGAATATGCTCTGGGCAGCGGAAGGGCGGGTAGAGCCGCTAAATGATCTATATGAAGAAGAAGGATGGTATACAGTATTTCCTCCAGAGATCATCGATATGCTTAGTCTTGGGGATGACATTTATTATGTTCCACTTAACATTCACCGTCAAAATGTACTTTGGTACAACAAATCCATCTTCGCTGATAACAACCTTGAGGTTCCATCGACGTTCGATGAGTTTTTTAAGGTGGCTGATCTATTACAAAAAAAGGGTATCACACCGCTGGCTTTTGGAGACAAGGAGCCGTGGATGGTTAGCGCTCTTTACACGAATGTCATGCTCGGAACACTGGGGGCCGAGGATTATAAAAAGCTAAGTAAAGGAGAAATCAATACTGACGATCCTCATGTAAAAGAAGGGATGGAGCGGTTCGCCAAGATGTTGACCTATGTGAATGCTGATCATGCTGAACGAAACTGGCAGGAAGCGGCTAAGCTCGTTGCTGAGGGAAAAGCGGCAATGAACATTATGGGGGATTGGGTGAACGGCTTTTTCACACATGATCTGAAGCTGAAGGACGGTGTGCAGTTTGGCTGGAACGCTTCACCGGGTACAGAAGGGATATTTAGATTCCAATTGGATGCTTTTGGATTGTCTCGCGGTGCTGAGGATCGAGAGTCTGTTCGTGATTGGTTAAGAGTGCTGGGATCTGCCGAAGGTCAGAATGCTTTTAATCCGCTTAAAGGTTCGATTCCAGCTAGGCAGGACGTTTCGATTTCGATTTATGACAGCTATAGCCAACAGGCCATGGAGGCATTCCGAAACAGTGCAAAGACAAAGGAGTTAGTGTTTGATAATAGGCTGCCCACTTCTTTAGAAGCTGAAGCTTTTAAGAAGACAAAGGAACTACATTCTAATCCATAA
- a CDS encoding response regulator: MLKLLIVDDERIERSALRMIIERFLPEVRVVGEAENGRVAVELAEQLQPDVITMDIKMPGIDGTEAVSLIHSRFPAIRFIMMSAFDTFEYARKVMRNGVREYLLKPYRKDQIVEVIRKMSHEIVREREDEQRTKELESKFKETLSLVESEWVSAILMDRIQEVQVRDWSHTLGVPESSGFAIVFVMSTKEKAWTVQERREIYSWLRHQCKISCFSLVGPMTGARIPVFMFPDAKSRLPVQHIHNAKTFASNLANLASRRFRSLQLTVGIGGLAASTDQLIGSYHEALLSASALNEGENSQVQDERFSNPGMREAERRLLRSLGSGQFQEIEEDIEFWVAELRLFCSDKIQDIKSGLYRLFTLADETLRESGLEPLPQHIFGEVEQVELLVEQAHSRLVLQARMLKHWYDNNSASAIRRAQAFISDHYRRDLSLEETAEHVGLNPNYFSKIFSDRCGITFIDYLTGVRIKKAKELLADPAQVLKEISMRIGYRDPNYFSRVFKKTTGMSPTEFRQSLGRL, from the coding sequence ATGCTTAAGCTCTTGATTGTGGATGATGAACGTATTGAACGTAGTGCACTCCGGATGATCATCGAGCGGTTTCTACCGGAGGTTCGGGTAGTTGGTGAAGCAGAAAATGGTAGGGTAGCTGTAGAGCTCGCGGAACAACTACAGCCTGATGTCATCACGATGGATATTAAAATGCCTGGGATTGATGGTACGGAAGCCGTTTCCTTGATCCATAGTCGGTTTCCAGCTATTCGTTTTATTATGATGTCTGCTTTCGATACCTTTGAATATGCCCGTAAAGTAATGCGTAACGGTGTGAGGGAATATTTGCTCAAGCCATATCGGAAGGATCAGATTGTGGAGGTCATTCGCAAGATGTCCCATGAGATTGTACGAGAAAGAGAGGATGAACAAAGAACTAAAGAGCTAGAGTCCAAATTTAAAGAGACGTTATCGCTGGTAGAGTCCGAATGGGTTAGTGCTATTTTGATGGACCGTATACAGGAAGTGCAGGTTAGAGATTGGAGCCATACCCTTGGTGTGCCAGAATCTTCAGGATTCGCTATCGTATTTGTAATGTCAACGAAAGAGAAGGCATGGACTGTTCAGGAACGAAGGGAAATATATTCTTGGCTTAGGCATCAGTGTAAGATCAGTTGCTTTTCTCTCGTAGGTCCGATGACAGGAGCTCGTATCCCGGTGTTCATGTTTCCGGATGCGAAATCCCGTTTGCCAGTACAGCATATTCATAATGCTAAGACTTTTGCGTCTAATCTAGCTAATCTTGCTTCCCGGCGTTTCCGTTCATTACAGCTAACTGTTGGAATCGGAGGTTTAGCAGCTTCTACTGATCAGTTGATAGGTTCTTATCACGAAGCGCTCTTATCCGCAAGTGCTCTTAATGAGGGGGAAAACTCACAAGTACAAGATGAACGATTTTCAAATCCTGGTATGCGAGAGGCAGAACGAAGATTGCTTCGTTCATTGGGTAGTGGTCAGTTCCAAGAGATAGAGGAAGATATCGAATTTTGGGTAGCGGAACTTCGCCTTTTCTGTAGTGATAAGATCCAGGATATAAAGAGCGGACTATACCGATTATTTACTTTGGCTGATGAGACGCTAAGGGAGAGCGGGCTTGAGCCTTTGCCGCAGCATATCTTCGGAGAGGTGGAACAGGTAGAGCTGCTGGTAGAGCAAGCCCATTCAAGACTTGTCCTTCAGGCCCGAATGTTGAAACATTGGTACGATAATAATTCCGCTAGCGCGATTCGCCGGGCTCAGGCATTTATTTCCGACCACTATAGGCGGGATCTTTCGCTTGAGGAGACGGCTGAACATGTCGGGCTGAACCCAAACTATTTTAGCAAAATATTTAGTGATCGCTGCGGCATAACTTTTATTGATTATTTAACTGGTGTGCGTATCAAAAAAGCCAAAGAGCTGCTAGCCGATCCTGCGCAAGTGCTGAAAGAGATCAGTATGAGAATTGGATATCGTGATCCTAACTATTTCAGCAGAGTATTCAAAAAGACAACAGGAATGTCACCGACGGAATTTCGGCAATCCCTAGGCAGACTATAA
- a CDS encoding histidine kinase, translating into MIRIKSKLMIFFSAFIVLLSSVFVFLYIDNINMARTYDQVLHRFFLLNELYQDATDVNDAMNRYVLRNRSGDETLKQYETAIMKLNNKQDLLVDILQNDHNQLLVDNYNNMIDSYMTESRQSLIAFDLGNQDAYYAHLKQSGEITRYIQETTLTIINSELTDYRNVFELISRKNENFRYLGVFVFSSVAILCMIFAYWFSNGITKPIQQLTAAANRISRGNFEGEVTVNTRDEMRFLATTFNNMRSNIRDLVVEIKQKSELDQLVKKMELKSLQNQINPHFLFNTLNMVSKMAYVESAERTSELVDSVSTLLRYNLKKMNYIVQLRDEVNIVKEYLFIQRMRFDDRVTFTDDIEERALDCLLPPLTLQPFVENAFTHGVESYEQGGKLHLAIYESGNDVIVEVQDNGVGIDPETIARLSGDIPFSEQTPMADSNSNGIAIRNVQRRLQLFYQRNDVMEIKSEQGMGTTIKLRLTRVNNGKEEILHA; encoded by the coding sequence ATGATTCGTATTAAAAGCAAGCTGATGATCTTTTTTAGTGCTTTTATAGTATTACTAAGCAGTGTGTTCGTCTTTCTTTACATAGATAATATCAATATGGCAAGGACATACGATCAAGTTCTGCACCGTTTTTTTCTGCTTAATGAGCTATATCAGGATGCCACTGATGTTAATGATGCTATGAACCGGTATGTGCTCCGGAATCGGAGCGGTGATGAGACACTGAAGCAGTATGAAACTGCCATTATGAAGCTTAATAACAAACAGGATTTACTAGTAGATATTCTACAAAATGATCATAACCAACTGCTCGTTGATAACTATAACAATATGATAGACAGCTACATGACTGAAAGCCGGCAAAGCCTCATAGCTTTTGATCTAGGCAATCAGGATGCCTACTACGCACACTTGAAACAGTCGGGTGAGATTACTCGATATATTCAAGAGACCACCTTGACGATTATTAACAGCGAACTGACAGATTACCGGAATGTGTTTGAGCTGATTAGTCGAAAGAATGAGAACTTTAGATATCTTGGTGTTTTTGTTTTTAGCTCGGTAGCCATTTTGTGTATGATTTTTGCATATTGGTTCTCTAATGGAATTACTAAGCCTATACAGCAGCTGACGGCTGCGGCTAATCGGATTTCTCGCGGGAATTTCGAAGGGGAGGTTACGGTGAATACGCGTGACGAAATGCGCTTTCTCGCAACAACCTTTAATAATATGCGCTCTAACATCCGCGATCTCGTGGTTGAAATCAAACAGAAATCGGAACTCGATCAATTGGTTAAGAAAATGGAGCTGAAAAGTCTGCAAAATCAGATCAATCCACATTTCCTATTTAATACACTGAACATGGTCTCTAAAATGGCTTATGTCGAGAGCGCAGAACGAACAAGCGAGTTGGTGGACTCTGTTTCGACCCTGCTGCGTTACAATCTGAAGAAGATGAATTATATTGTGCAGCTGCGTGATGAGGTGAATATTGTTAAAGAGTATCTGTTTATTCAGAGGATGCGTTTTGATGATAGAGTTACGTTTACGGATGACATTGAGGAGAGAGCCTTGGATTGCTTATTACCACCACTGACTTTGCAACCCTTTGTTGAGAACGCTTTCACGCATGGTGTGGAATCCTATGAACAGGGTGGGAAACTACATTTGGCTATTTACGAGAGTGGTAATGATGTCATCGTAGAGGTACAGGATAATGGCGTTGGAATAGACCCGGAAACGATTGCCCGCTTGAGCGGAGATATTCCTTTTTCCGAACAAACACCCATGGCTGATTCGAACTCCAATGGAATTGCTATACGAAATGTGCAACGAAGGCTGCAGCTTTTCTATCAAAGGAACGATGTAATGGAGATTAAGTCCGAGCAGGGAATGGGAACGACCATTAAACTGAGGCTAACGCGTGTGAATAATGGCAAGGAGGAGATCTTGCATGCTTAA
- a CDS encoding glycoside hydrolase family 130 protein, which produces MSEVKLVGASAINIPNMPWQDKPAGYENPIWRHNDNPVIKRNPAKGVARIFNSAVTAFEGSFIGVFRVEDNTTRPHLRMGHSIDGLDWKIDDEPIRFMDEEGNPYQPRYAYDPRLVKVEDTFYIIWCTDFYGAAIGVAKTQDFKTFISLENPFLPFNRNGVLFPRKINNNFVMLSRPSDSGHTPFGDVFLSESPDFVYWGKHRHVMTKGGQGWWQSVKIGGGPAPIETSDGWLMFYHGVTGTCNGLVYSMGAVILDINEPSKVKYRSKNFVLTPEEWYEERGFVNNVLFPCATLHDAETGRIAIYYGAADTYVGVAYTTVDEIVNYVIDTHEEVGDDAGLGKI; this is translated from the coding sequence ATGAGTGAAGTGAAATTGGTTGGAGCGAGTGCGATTAACATCCCGAACATGCCTTGGCAGGATAAGCCTGCTGGCTATGAGAATCCGATTTGGAGACATAATGATAACCCGGTTATCAAAAGAAATCCTGCGAAAGGTGTAGCCCGTATTTTTAATAGTGCGGTTACTGCGTTTGAAGGTAGTTTTATTGGAGTATTTCGTGTAGAAGATAACACAACTCGTCCGCATTTACGTATGGGACATAGTATTGACGGTCTAGATTGGAAAATTGATGATGAGCCGATCCGATTTATGGATGAAGAAGGTAACCCTTATCAGCCGCGTTATGCTTACGATCCACGTCTGGTTAAGGTCGAAGATACATTTTATATTATCTGGTGTACAGATTTCTACGGCGCAGCTATCGGTGTGGCCAAAACCCAGGATTTCAAAACATTTATCAGCTTGGAAAATCCCTTCCTGCCCTTCAACCGGAACGGCGTATTGTTCCCTAGAAAAATCAACAATAACTTCGTGATGTTGTCCCGTCCAAGTGACAGCGGCCATACACCATTCGGTGATGTGTTCCTTAGTGAAAGCCCTGACTTTGTATATTGGGGTAAACACCGCCATGTAATGACCAAGGGTGGTCAAGGCTGGTGGCAAAGTGTCAAAATTGGCGGCGGACCTGCACCAATAGAAACTTCTGATGGCTGGTTGATGTTCTACCATGGCGTTACTGGAACCTGCAACGGTCTTGTGTATAGCATGGGCGCGGTTATTTTGGATATTAACGAGCCTTCGAAAGTGAAATATCGCTCGAAAAACTTTGTGTTAACCCCAGAAGAATGGTATGAGGAAAGAGGCTTTGTGAATAACGTTCTGTTCCCATGTGCCACTCTACATGATGCAGAAACCGGTCGTATCGCCATCTATTATGGCGCTGCTGATACTTATGTGGGTGTTGCTTATACAACGGTTGATGAGATCGTCAATTATGTCATCGACACTCATGAAGAGGTTGGCGACGATGCGGGTTTAGGCAAAATTTAA
- a CDS encoding alpha/beta fold hydrolase, whose product MGNDMTLSQLKKYNGSSPKPVDFDAFWERALRDLDAQSLDYELEPAEFVSELAECFHLYFTGVGGARIHCKYVRPKRGAHIKGSGVVMFHGYSCDSGDWMEKVTYAAHGISVLAMDCRGQGGLSEDNLTVKGTTIRGHIIRGIDDPNPENLYYRNVFLDTAQTARILMSMEEVDPARVGAFGLSQGGALTVACAALEPRVSMAVPVYPFLSDYRRAWELDITTSAYEEINYYFRFFDPHHLREDEIFNRLGYIDIQNFAERIQAKMLWVTGLSDVICPPSTQFAAYNKVLAPKELMVYYEYGHEYLPYLSDRVLQMFMTL is encoded by the coding sequence ATGGGAAACGACATGACATTGTCACAATTAAAAAAATATAACGGAAGCAGCCCAAAGCCAGTCGACTTTGACGCATTTTGGGAGCGGGCTTTGCGTGATCTGGACGCCCAGTCACTAGATTATGAACTAGAGCCTGCGGAGTTCGTCAGCGAGCTGGCGGAATGTTTTCACCTGTATTTTACCGGGGTTGGCGGAGCAAGAATTCATTGCAAATACGTAAGACCGAAGAGAGGAGCACATATAAAAGGCTCTGGTGTAGTGATGTTCCACGGATATTCCTGTGACAGCGGGGATTGGATGGAGAAGGTGACTTATGCGGCCCATGGGATTAGCGTTCTTGCGATGGATTGTCGGGGACAGGGTGGACTTTCCGAGGATAATCTTACAGTAAAAGGCACAACCATTCGTGGACACATCATTCGCGGCATTGACGATCCTAATCCGGAGAACCTTTACTATCGTAATGTGTTTCTGGATACAGCGCAGACTGCTCGAATACTGATGTCTATGGAAGAGGTCGATCCAGCACGTGTAGGTGCTTTTGGTTTATCTCAAGGTGGAGCGCTTACTGTAGCTTGTGCAGCATTAGAGCCGCGTGTGAGCATGGCCGTTCCTGTGTATCCGTTTCTTTCAGATTATAGACGGGCTTGGGAGCTTGATATCACTACGTCAGCTTATGAGGAAATTAACTATTATTTCCGCTTTTTTGATCCCCATCATTTACGTGAGGACGAGATTTTTAATAGACTGGGTTACATCGATATTCAGAATTTCGCGGAGCGAATTCAAGCCAAAATGTTGTGGGTTACAGGGTTATCCGATGTGATTTGTCCACCTTCAACGCAGTTTGCCGCATACAACAAAGTACTAGCGCCCAAAGAGCTTATGGTTTATTATGAGTACGGTCATGAGTATTTGCCATATCTTTCCGATCGGGTGTTACAAATGTTCATGACCTTGTAA